In one window of Catenulispora sp. MAP5-51 DNA:
- a CDS encoding HhH-GPD-type base excision DNA repair protein, with protein sequence MVTLHLAQDPDADAFLARDPLGVLTAMLLDQQIPMEKAFSGPYVLATRLGVEQLDAEQIAAYDPEKFVAVFSEVPAIHRFPKAMAERTQKLARAVAEDYDGDASAVWTGAKDGADLLKRVAALPGYGKQKAQILVALLGKQFDVTPKGWREAAGDYGVRGSTRSVADVTDAASLVKVRAFKKEMKAAAKAKAGE encoded by the coding sequence ATGGTGACGCTGCATCTGGCCCAGGACCCCGACGCCGACGCCTTCCTCGCGAGGGACCCCTTGGGTGTACTGACCGCAATGCTTCTGGATCAGCAGATCCCCATGGAGAAGGCCTTCTCCGGGCCGTACGTGCTGGCCACGCGCCTCGGGGTGGAACAGCTCGACGCCGAGCAGATCGCCGCATATGACCCGGAGAAGTTCGTGGCCGTGTTCTCCGAGGTGCCGGCGATCCACCGCTTCCCGAAGGCGATGGCCGAGCGCACCCAGAAGCTGGCGAGGGCCGTGGCCGAGGACTACGACGGCGACGCGTCGGCGGTCTGGACCGGTGCGAAGGACGGCGCCGACCTGCTGAAGCGGGTCGCGGCGCTGCCCGGGTACGGGAAGCAGAAGGCGCAGATCCTGGTGGCGCTGCTGGGCAAGCAGTTCGACGTGACGCCGAAGGGCTGGCGGGAGGCCGCGGGCGACTACGGCGTGCGGGGCTCGACGCGGTCGGTGGCCGATGTGACCGACGCGGCGAGCCTGGTGAAGGTGCGCGCCTTCAAGAAGGA